Below is a genomic region from Longimicrobium sp..
AGCTGGTGGGGCAGGCGATCCGCTTCACCCACATCAACGAGTCGGTCAGCTCGTTGTTCGAGTAGCACCAGGCGGTGCGCGGGCCGGGCCGTACGGGCTCCGGACGCGCGCCGTGTGACTTTCATCGCAAGGAGGTTTCGGATGGCCAGGACCACACTCAGCGCCACGCTCCGCAGCAGCGCCGGCAAGGGCGTCGCCCGCAAGCTGCGCTCGGCCGGGCAGGTTCCCGCCGTGCTGTACGGCCACGGCGACACGCCCCGCCCGCTCGCCGTCGACGCCCACCAGCTGGAGCTGATGATGGCGGCCGTGGGCCCCAACACCATCATCACCCTGCAGCTGGACGGCGAAGGCACCCAGGACGTGCTGCTGCGCGACGTGCAGATGCACCCGTACAAGCCCGAGGTGCTTCACGTGGACTTCTTCCACGTGCACGCGGGCGAAAAGGTGCACGTGAAGGTGCCGGTGCGCCTGACGGGCAAGCCCGTGGGCGTGCACACCGACGGCGGCATCCTGGACCAGGTGCTGTACGATCTGGAAATCGAGTGCCTCCCCAACGCCATCCCCGACGTGGTGGAAATCGACGTCAGCGGCCTGCACATCGGCGAGTCGGTGCGCGTGGGCGAGGTGCCGTCCGGCAGCTACAAGGTGCTGAACGACGCCGAGCTTCCCATCGCCTCCATCGTGGGCGCGTCGCGCAACGAGGGCGTGGAGACCGATGCCGAGCCCACCGAGCCGGCGCTGGTGAAGACGGGCGGCAAGGACGAGGAGTAGGCTGCCGTGCTGGAGCGCCTGCGGGCGCTGCTGGCGGGCGTTGCCGAACGGGAGGAGGAGGCGGTGGCCGGGGCCAAGGTGATCGTGGGGCTGGGAAACCCCGGCCGCGAGTACGACAACACCCGCCACAACGCGGGATGGTGGCTTCTGGACGTCCTGGCCCAGCGCTGGGGCGTCCCGAAGTTCCGCGCGGAAAAGAACCAGGCCATCGCCACCACCCGGGTGGAGCCGTTCCAGGTGCGGCTGATCAAGCCGCTGACCTACATGAACCGCAGCGGCTCGGTGCTCGTTCCGCTGAAGCGGATGGGCGCGCTGGATTTGTCGAAGGACCTGCTGGTGCTGGTGGACGACGTGGCGCTGGAGCCCGGCCGCGTGCGCTTTCGCCCCTCGGGAAGCGCGGGCGGCCACAACGGGCTCAAGTCCATCGAGCAGGCGCTGGGCACCAAGGACTACCCGCGCCTTCGCATCGGCGTGGGGACCAAGCCCCCCGGCGCCGACCTGGCGGACTGGGTGCTTTCGTCCATGCCCCGGGGCGACCGCAAGCTGGTGGACGAGCGGCTCCCGGAGCTGGCCGACGCCGTGGAGACGTGGATGCGCGACGGCATCGAGGTCGTGATGGACCGCTACAACCGCTAGGCACCGCTGCACCCGTACCGCGCCGGACCTCCCTCCTTTCCGGCGCGGTTTCGCAGTTCCGGCATACCTCCTGCCTCAAAGGGCCGGCCGTGAACCCGACGATTCTTACCGACTGGCTGTGGGTCCTGGGTCTCCTGGGCCTGGGCTTCACCTGGGTGATCTGGGACCAGCTGCGCAAGCTGCCCCCGGGCAACGAGGTCATGCGCGGCCTTGCCGCGCAGATCCAGGCCGGGGCGCTGGCCTTCGCCCGGCGCATCGGCGTGGTGATGGCGGCCTTCGTGGGCGCCGCGGCCCTCCTGCTCTTCCTGGCGATGGGGTACCGCAGCGCCGGCGCCTTCGTGGGTGGGGCCGTGTGCGCCATGGCCGCGGCGATGGGCGGGCTGTTCGCCGCCGTCCGCGCCAACGTCCGCACCGCCGAAAGCGCCCGCTATCCCGGGCAGTCCGCCGCGCTGCGGACGGCTTTTTCGGGCGGCGCCATCGCCGGGCTGGCGGTGGCGTCGCTCTGCATGCTGGGCGCGGGGCTGATGTTCCTGCTGGGCATCCGCCTTCCCGGGGTGTTCGAGGAGGTGCGGTTCCGCGAGTACGGCGAGATCGTGCCCGCCTTCGCCATGGGGGCCGGCAGCATCGCCCTGTTCGCGCGGATGGGCGGCGGCATCTTCAAGACCTCCGCCGACATCGGCGCGGACCTGGTGGGCAAGGTCGAGGCAGACATCCCCGAGGACGATCCCCGCAACCCCGCCACCATCGCCGATCTGGTGGGCGACTGCGCGGGGGGCACGGCGGGGATGGCGTCGGACCTGTTCGAATCAACCGTGGCCGCCGTGATCGCCGCCATCGCCGTGGGAATGACGGAGCGCACGCTGACCGGCTACGAGAACCGCATCGCCGCCGTGTCGCTTCCCCTGTTCGCCATCGGCGTGGGGCTGCTGGTATCGGTTGGCGCGGTGTACCTGCAGCGCCTGCTGGACCGCGGCAACCCGGCCGAGACGCTGCGCAACGTGCAATTGGCGGCGGCCGCGCTCTTCCTGCTCGCGATGTTTCCCATCGTCTACCTGCTCCCGTTCGACCTGGCCGACG
It encodes:
- a CDS encoding 50S ribosomal protein L25; amino-acid sequence: MARTTLSATLRSSAGKGVARKLRSAGQVPAVLYGHGDTPRPLAVDAHQLELMMAAVGPNTIITLQLDGEGTQDVLLRDVQMHPYKPEVLHVDFFHVHAGEKVHVKVPVRLTGKPVGVHTDGGILDQVLYDLEIECLPNAIPDVVEIDVSGLHIGESVRVGEVPSGSYKVLNDAELPIASIVGASRNEGVETDAEPTEPALVKTGGKDEE
- the pth gene encoding aminoacyl-tRNA hydrolase, with protein sequence MLERLRALLAGVAEREEEAVAGAKVIVGLGNPGREYDNTRHNAGWWLLDVLAQRWGVPKFRAEKNQAIATTRVEPFQVRLIKPLTYMNRSGSVLVPLKRMGALDLSKDLLVLVDDVALEPGRVRFRPSGSAGGHNGLKSIEQALGTKDYPRLRIGVGTKPPGADLADWVLSSMPRGDRKLVDERLPELADAVETWMRDGIEVVMDRYNR